In one Drosophila pseudoobscura strain MV-25-SWS-2005 chromosome X, UCI_Dpse_MV25, whole genome shotgun sequence genomic region, the following are encoded:
- the LOC4814551 gene encoding uncharacterized protein — protein sequence MNLSQIESESRNTNRHTNRSWLYKSFIDCSRGTAAPAAATPTPQPHHFGGELFEGTNKMFSIRSVGPLLMAMALLIGLVVAKQETAARQFGGQNGFGNGLGPGLGPGLGPGIGSGSLPPWGPPQQPIGGGGGGCPLCDSSVYSYCSHKMVHDSCCCDFPASAPQLRPPQCSYYDCSLLYAKSCYEHALIKNCCCNNPY from the exons atgaatttgtCACAAATTGAAAGCGAAAGCCGAAACACCAATCGACACACCAATCGATCGTGGCTGTATAAAAGTTTCATCGACTGCAGTCGCGGCAcggcagccccagcagcagcaacaccaacaccacaGCCACACCATTTCGGAGGAGAGCTATTCGAAGGAACCAACAAAATGTTCAGCATACGCAGTGTGGGCCCTCTGCTAATGGCCATGGCCCTGCTGATCGGCCTGGTTGTGGCCAAACAGGAGACTGCAG CCCGTCAATTTGGTGGCCAGAATGGCTTTGGGAATGGCTTGGGGCCTGGCCTTGGACCTGGTCTCGGTCCAGGCATTGGATCCGGATCCCTTCCACCCTGGGGACCACCACAGCAGCCCatcggtggcggcggcggtggctgtCCACTCTGTGACTCTTCGGTGTACAGCTATTGCTCCCATAAGATGGTGCATGactcctgctgctgcgattTTCCAG CATCTGCCCCGCAGCTGCGGCCGCCGCAGTGCTCCTACTACGACTGCTCCCTGCTGTATGCCAAATCCTGCTACGAGCACGCCCTCATCAagaactgctgctgcaataATCCCTACTGA